The proteins below come from a single Esox lucius isolate fEsoLuc1 chromosome 7, fEsoLuc1.pri, whole genome shotgun sequence genomic window:
- the pdha1a gene encoding pyruvate dehydrogenase E1 subunit alpha 1a isoform X1, with the protein MQKMMTLISNVLRGSVSRNGGQVVSESSLRRAVLQLLAVQGQYADIAHPPDPDPALRPYKPDEDLCSVTHSPLADNLNRPKTDTDKPFSDLTVIDHVIMDPPIFLDPFSERPNLNSPEPLASSLTVSGLRADTAPVVPEAEPLANTDSPDSEPLEPHLNVLTHLESTLLKRLVSTNPVIPESTSCGQSTTMDSQVLKSTSPEPPITLHAEMYSDLPRPEVTLPELHLNTDQLTQEINRSDPEICANSPACDSSTSEPRQAERSQNTDITLHQRPEIALSLTEDTRLPEPQLAAASVVVSSRSYADFTPEATFDIKKVDLHRLEEGPPLTSTLTREDGLKYYRTMQTIRRMELKADQLYKQKIIRGFCHLYDGQEACAVGIEGGITLSDHLITAYRAHGYTLTRGGTVREIMAELTGRREGIAKGKGGSMHMYTKNFYGGNGIVGAQVPLGAGVALACKYLGTDQLCVSLYGDGAANQGQIFETYNMASLWKLPIIFICENNQYGMGTSVERASASTEYYKRGDFIPGLRVDGMDVLCVREATKFAADHCRSGKGPILMELQTYRYHGHSMSDPGVSYRTREEIQEVRSKSDPISMLKDRMLSNNMASVEELKEIDIEVRKEIEDAAQFATTDPEPPLDDLCSHIYANEKSFEVRGATPWTKLTSHS; encoded by the exons GGAGGCCAGGTTGTTTCAGAG TCCTCATTGCGCAGGGCTGTTTTGCAGCTGCTGGCGGTCCAGGGGCAGTATGCTGACATAGCCCATCCGCCCGACCCAGATCCAGCACTGCGCCCCTACAAGCCAGACGAAGATTTATGCTCAGTCACACATAGTCCTCTAGCAGACAATCTCAACAGACCAAAGACTGATACTGACAAACCATTTTCCGATCTAACAGTAATTGATCATGTAATTATGGACCCGCCAATTTTTCTGGACCCTTTTTCTGAGCGACCAAATCTGAACTCTCCAGAGCCCTTAGCATCCAGTCTGACTGTTTCAGGTCTCAGAGCAGATACAGCCCCAGTGGTACCAGAAGCAGAACCATTAGCTAATACTGACTCGCCTGATTCAGAACCCTTAGAACCACATTTAAATGTCCTTACTCATTTAGAATCAACTTTACTGAAACGACTTGTAAGTACAAATCCAGTTATTCCAGAATCAACCTCATGTGGACAGTCCACTACCATGGACTCTCAAGTACTAAAATCGACTTCACCAGAGCCACCAATTACACTTCATGCAGAAATGTACTCTGACCTACCACGCCCGGAAGTAACACTGCCAGAACTACATCTTAACACAGACCAACTAACTCAGGAAATAAACCGCTCAGACCCTGAAATCTGCGCTAACAGCCCCGCTTGCGACTCTTCCACGTCTGAGCCTCGGCAGGCAGAGAGGAGCCAGAACACTGACATAACGTTGCACCAACGCCCTGAGATCGCCCTCAGCTTGACTGAAGACACTCGTTTACCAGAGCCACAGCTTGCT GCAGCAAGCGTGGTGGTGTCGTCACGTTCCTACGCTGACTTCACTCCTGAAGCCACCTTCGACATAAAG AAAGTTGACCTTCATCGTCTGGAGGAGGGTCCACCCCTGACGTCCACACTGACCCGTGAGGATGGGCTGAAGTACTACCGTACCATGCAGACCATCAGACGGATGGAGCTGAAGGCAGATCAACTCTACAAGCAGAAGATCATCAGGGGCTTCTGTCACCTGTATGACGGCCAG GAAGCCTGTGCGGTTGGCATAGAGGGGGGTATCACCCTGTCAGATCACCTGATCACTGCTTATCGCGCCCACGGTTACACCCTCACCAGGGGCGGGACTGTCAGAGAGATCATGGCTGAGCTCACTG GTCGTCGAGAGGGTATTGCTAAGGGCAAGGGAGGCTCTATGCACATGTACACGAAAAACTTCTATGGAGGCAATGGCATTGTGGGCGCTCAG GTGCCTCTAGGAGCCGGCGTAGCCCTGGCCTGCAAATACCTGGGCACTGACCAGCTCTGTGTCAGTCTGTATGGTGACGGAGCAGCCAACCAG GGTCAGATCTTCGAGACGTATAACATGGCGTCTCTTTGGAAGTTGCCCATCATCTTTATCTGTGAGAACAACCAGTACGGCATGGGCACATCAGTCGAGCGTGCTTCTGCCAGCACTGAGTACTACAAGAGAGGAGACTTCATTCCTGGCCTCAGG GTGGACGGGATGGATGTCCTGTGCGTCAGAGAGGCGACCAAGTTTGCAGCGGACCACTGCCGATCCGGAAAG GGCCCTATTctcatggagctccagacctaCCGCTACCATGGACACAGCATGAGCGACCCTGGGGTCAG CTACCGCACACGTGAGGAGATCCAGGAGGTCCGCAGTAAGAGCGACCCCATATCTATGCTGAAGGACCGCATGCTCAGCAACAACATGGCCAGCGTCGAGGAGCTCAAG GAGATCGACATTGAGGTGCGGAAGGAGATTGAGGACGCGGCACAGTTTGCCACCACAGACCCTGAGCCCCCTCTGGATGACCTTTGTAGCCACATCTACGCCAACGAGAAGTCCTT
- the pdha1a gene encoding pyruvate dehydrogenase E1 subunit alpha 1a isoform X3: MQKMMTLISNVLRGSVSRNGGQVVSEAASVVVSSRSYADFTPEATFDIKKVDLHRLEEGPPLTSTLTREDGLKYYRTMQTIRRMELKADQLYKQKIIRGFCHLYDGQEACAVGIEGGITLSDHLITAYRAHGYTLTRGGTVREIMAELTGRREGIAKGKGGSMHMYTKNFYGGNGIVGAQVPLGAGVALACKYLGTDQLCVSLYGDGAANQGQIFETYNMASLWKLPIIFICENNQYGMGTSVERASASTEYYKRGDFIPGLRVDGMDVLCVREATKFAADHCRSGKGPILMELQTYRYHGHSMSDPGVSYRTREEIQEVRSKSDPISMLKDRMLSNNMASVEELKEIDIEVRKEIEDAAQFATTDPEPPLDDLCSHIYANEKSFEVRGATPWTKLTSHS; this comes from the exons GGAGGCCAGGTTGTTTCAGAG GCAGCAAGCGTGGTGGTGTCGTCACGTTCCTACGCTGACTTCACTCCTGAAGCCACCTTCGACATAAAG AAAGTTGACCTTCATCGTCTGGAGGAGGGTCCACCCCTGACGTCCACACTGACCCGTGAGGATGGGCTGAAGTACTACCGTACCATGCAGACCATCAGACGGATGGAGCTGAAGGCAGATCAACTCTACAAGCAGAAGATCATCAGGGGCTTCTGTCACCTGTATGACGGCCAG GAAGCCTGTGCGGTTGGCATAGAGGGGGGTATCACCCTGTCAGATCACCTGATCACTGCTTATCGCGCCCACGGTTACACCCTCACCAGGGGCGGGACTGTCAGAGAGATCATGGCTGAGCTCACTG GTCGTCGAGAGGGTATTGCTAAGGGCAAGGGAGGCTCTATGCACATGTACACGAAAAACTTCTATGGAGGCAATGGCATTGTGGGCGCTCAG GTGCCTCTAGGAGCCGGCGTAGCCCTGGCCTGCAAATACCTGGGCACTGACCAGCTCTGTGTCAGTCTGTATGGTGACGGAGCAGCCAACCAG GGTCAGATCTTCGAGACGTATAACATGGCGTCTCTTTGGAAGTTGCCCATCATCTTTATCTGTGAGAACAACCAGTACGGCATGGGCACATCAGTCGAGCGTGCTTCTGCCAGCACTGAGTACTACAAGAGAGGAGACTTCATTCCTGGCCTCAGG GTGGACGGGATGGATGTCCTGTGCGTCAGAGAGGCGACCAAGTTTGCAGCGGACCACTGCCGATCCGGAAAG GGCCCTATTctcatggagctccagacctaCCGCTACCATGGACACAGCATGAGCGACCCTGGGGTCAG CTACCGCACACGTGAGGAGATCCAGGAGGTCCGCAGTAAGAGCGACCCCATATCTATGCTGAAGGACCGCATGCTCAGCAACAACATGGCCAGCGTCGAGGAGCTCAAG GAGATCGACATTGAGGTGCGGAAGGAGATTGAGGACGCGGCACAGTTTGCCACCACAGACCCTGAGCCCCCTCTGGATGACCTTTGTAGCCACATCTACGCCAACGAGAAGTCCTT
- the pdha1a gene encoding pyruvate dehydrogenase E1 subunit alpha 1a isoform X2, with translation MQKMMTLISNVLRGSVSRNSSLRRAVLQLLAVQGQYADIAHPPDPDPALRPYKPDEDLCSVTHSPLADNLNRPKTDTDKPFSDLTVIDHVIMDPPIFLDPFSERPNLNSPEPLASSLTVSGLRADTAPVVPEAEPLANTDSPDSEPLEPHLNVLTHLESTLLKRLVSTNPVIPESTSCGQSTTMDSQVLKSTSPEPPITLHAEMYSDLPRPEVTLPELHLNTDQLTQEINRSDPEICANSPACDSSTSEPRQAERSQNTDITLHQRPEIALSLTEDTRLPEPQLAAASVVVSSRSYADFTPEATFDIKKVDLHRLEEGPPLTSTLTREDGLKYYRTMQTIRRMELKADQLYKQKIIRGFCHLYDGQEACAVGIEGGITLSDHLITAYRAHGYTLTRGGTVREIMAELTGRREGIAKGKGGSMHMYTKNFYGGNGIVGAQVPLGAGVALACKYLGTDQLCVSLYGDGAANQGQIFETYNMASLWKLPIIFICENNQYGMGTSVERASASTEYYKRGDFIPGLRVDGMDVLCVREATKFAADHCRSGKGPILMELQTYRYHGHSMSDPGVSYRTREEIQEVRSKSDPISMLKDRMLSNNMASVEELKEIDIEVRKEIEDAAQFATTDPEPPLDDLCSHIYANEKSFEVRGATPWTKLTSHS, from the exons TCCTCATTGCGCAGGGCTGTTTTGCAGCTGCTGGCGGTCCAGGGGCAGTATGCTGACATAGCCCATCCGCCCGACCCAGATCCAGCACTGCGCCCCTACAAGCCAGACGAAGATTTATGCTCAGTCACACATAGTCCTCTAGCAGACAATCTCAACAGACCAAAGACTGATACTGACAAACCATTTTCCGATCTAACAGTAATTGATCATGTAATTATGGACCCGCCAATTTTTCTGGACCCTTTTTCTGAGCGACCAAATCTGAACTCTCCAGAGCCCTTAGCATCCAGTCTGACTGTTTCAGGTCTCAGAGCAGATACAGCCCCAGTGGTACCAGAAGCAGAACCATTAGCTAATACTGACTCGCCTGATTCAGAACCCTTAGAACCACATTTAAATGTCCTTACTCATTTAGAATCAACTTTACTGAAACGACTTGTAAGTACAAATCCAGTTATTCCAGAATCAACCTCATGTGGACAGTCCACTACCATGGACTCTCAAGTACTAAAATCGACTTCACCAGAGCCACCAATTACACTTCATGCAGAAATGTACTCTGACCTACCACGCCCGGAAGTAACACTGCCAGAACTACATCTTAACACAGACCAACTAACTCAGGAAATAAACCGCTCAGACCCTGAAATCTGCGCTAACAGCCCCGCTTGCGACTCTTCCACGTCTGAGCCTCGGCAGGCAGAGAGGAGCCAGAACACTGACATAACGTTGCACCAACGCCCTGAGATCGCCCTCAGCTTGACTGAAGACACTCGTTTACCAGAGCCACAGCTTGCT GCAGCAAGCGTGGTGGTGTCGTCACGTTCCTACGCTGACTTCACTCCTGAAGCCACCTTCGACATAAAG AAAGTTGACCTTCATCGTCTGGAGGAGGGTCCACCCCTGACGTCCACACTGACCCGTGAGGATGGGCTGAAGTACTACCGTACCATGCAGACCATCAGACGGATGGAGCTGAAGGCAGATCAACTCTACAAGCAGAAGATCATCAGGGGCTTCTGTCACCTGTATGACGGCCAG GAAGCCTGTGCGGTTGGCATAGAGGGGGGTATCACCCTGTCAGATCACCTGATCACTGCTTATCGCGCCCACGGTTACACCCTCACCAGGGGCGGGACTGTCAGAGAGATCATGGCTGAGCTCACTG GTCGTCGAGAGGGTATTGCTAAGGGCAAGGGAGGCTCTATGCACATGTACACGAAAAACTTCTATGGAGGCAATGGCATTGTGGGCGCTCAG GTGCCTCTAGGAGCCGGCGTAGCCCTGGCCTGCAAATACCTGGGCACTGACCAGCTCTGTGTCAGTCTGTATGGTGACGGAGCAGCCAACCAG GGTCAGATCTTCGAGACGTATAACATGGCGTCTCTTTGGAAGTTGCCCATCATCTTTATCTGTGAGAACAACCAGTACGGCATGGGCACATCAGTCGAGCGTGCTTCTGCCAGCACTGAGTACTACAAGAGAGGAGACTTCATTCCTGGCCTCAGG GTGGACGGGATGGATGTCCTGTGCGTCAGAGAGGCGACCAAGTTTGCAGCGGACCACTGCCGATCCGGAAAG GGCCCTATTctcatggagctccagacctaCCGCTACCATGGACACAGCATGAGCGACCCTGGGGTCAG CTACCGCACACGTGAGGAGATCCAGGAGGTCCGCAGTAAGAGCGACCCCATATCTATGCTGAAGGACCGCATGCTCAGCAACAACATGGCCAGCGTCGAGGAGCTCAAG GAGATCGACATTGAGGTGCGGAAGGAGATTGAGGACGCGGCACAGTTTGCCACCACAGACCCTGAGCCCCCTCTGGATGACCTTTGTAGCCACATCTACGCCAACGAGAAGTCCTT
- the pdha1a gene encoding pyruvate dehydrogenase E1 subunit alpha 1a isoform X4, whose product MQKMMTLISNVLRGSVSRNAASVVVSSRSYADFTPEATFDIKKVDLHRLEEGPPLTSTLTREDGLKYYRTMQTIRRMELKADQLYKQKIIRGFCHLYDGQEACAVGIEGGITLSDHLITAYRAHGYTLTRGGTVREIMAELTGRREGIAKGKGGSMHMYTKNFYGGNGIVGAQVPLGAGVALACKYLGTDQLCVSLYGDGAANQGQIFETYNMASLWKLPIIFICENNQYGMGTSVERASASTEYYKRGDFIPGLRVDGMDVLCVREATKFAADHCRSGKGPILMELQTYRYHGHSMSDPGVSYRTREEIQEVRSKSDPISMLKDRMLSNNMASVEELKEIDIEVRKEIEDAAQFATTDPEPPLDDLCSHIYANEKSFEVRGATPWTKLTSHS is encoded by the exons GCAGCAAGCGTGGTGGTGTCGTCACGTTCCTACGCTGACTTCACTCCTGAAGCCACCTTCGACATAAAG AAAGTTGACCTTCATCGTCTGGAGGAGGGTCCACCCCTGACGTCCACACTGACCCGTGAGGATGGGCTGAAGTACTACCGTACCATGCAGACCATCAGACGGATGGAGCTGAAGGCAGATCAACTCTACAAGCAGAAGATCATCAGGGGCTTCTGTCACCTGTATGACGGCCAG GAAGCCTGTGCGGTTGGCATAGAGGGGGGTATCACCCTGTCAGATCACCTGATCACTGCTTATCGCGCCCACGGTTACACCCTCACCAGGGGCGGGACTGTCAGAGAGATCATGGCTGAGCTCACTG GTCGTCGAGAGGGTATTGCTAAGGGCAAGGGAGGCTCTATGCACATGTACACGAAAAACTTCTATGGAGGCAATGGCATTGTGGGCGCTCAG GTGCCTCTAGGAGCCGGCGTAGCCCTGGCCTGCAAATACCTGGGCACTGACCAGCTCTGTGTCAGTCTGTATGGTGACGGAGCAGCCAACCAG GGTCAGATCTTCGAGACGTATAACATGGCGTCTCTTTGGAAGTTGCCCATCATCTTTATCTGTGAGAACAACCAGTACGGCATGGGCACATCAGTCGAGCGTGCTTCTGCCAGCACTGAGTACTACAAGAGAGGAGACTTCATTCCTGGCCTCAGG GTGGACGGGATGGATGTCCTGTGCGTCAGAGAGGCGACCAAGTTTGCAGCGGACCACTGCCGATCCGGAAAG GGCCCTATTctcatggagctccagacctaCCGCTACCATGGACACAGCATGAGCGACCCTGGGGTCAG CTACCGCACACGTGAGGAGATCCAGGAGGTCCGCAGTAAGAGCGACCCCATATCTATGCTGAAGGACCGCATGCTCAGCAACAACATGGCCAGCGTCGAGGAGCTCAAG GAGATCGACATTGAGGTGCGGAAGGAGATTGAGGACGCGGCACAGTTTGCCACCACAGACCCTGAGCCCCCTCTGGATGACCTTTGTAGCCACATCTACGCCAACGAGAAGTCCTT